A genomic region of Sphingobium sp. HWE2-09 contains the following coding sequences:
- a CDS encoding DUF3237 domain-containing protein — MFDPLDVALEHMFDIHVDFTADRCIFGPLPGGHSQGYTPTSGGRIYGPRLNGIVVPNSGADFATVRPDGVIEINSHYLLETDDGTKIYINNRGYLVSARPGTARLSNGTPQPDYFRFTPTFKVPEGPHDWLARSVLIGAGERRSNPDHSIFRFYLAR, encoded by the coding sequence ATGTTCGATCCCCTGGACGTCGCCCTCGAACATATGTTCGATATCCATGTCGATTTCACCGCCGATCGCTGCATCTTCGGCCCGCTGCCCGGCGGCCATAGCCAGGGCTACACCCCGACCAGCGGCGGCCGCATCTATGGTCCGCGCCTCAACGGTATCGTCGTGCCGAACAGCGGCGCGGATTTCGCGACCGTGCGGCCGGACGGGGTGATCGAAATCAATTCCCACTATCTGCTCGAAACCGACGACGGCACGAAAATCTATATCAACAATCGCGGCTATCTTGTCTCGGCCAGGCCTGGCACCGCGCGCCTGTCCAACGGCACGCCGCAGCCCGACTATTTCCGCTTCACCCCGACCTTCAAAGTGCCCGAAGGGCCGCATGACTGGCTGGCGCGCTCGGTCCTGATCGGCGCGGGCGAGCGGCGCTCGAACCCCGACCATTCGATTTTTCGCTTCTATCTCGCCCGCTGA